The DNA segment TAGGGAAATGGACAGGGCTCCAGAATACAGGAGCGAAACGACCCTGCACGCCATTTATATGAGTAGTATCCGGATTGAGCAATACTTTCCTGCCTTCATTCAGGTGTTTAAGTGCCTGAGATAAAGAAGTGGCGAACACCATATCTTTCGGTGCAGTTCCAGGTTGTTCTGGGTATACCCAAATACTCCACTTATTTTTGCTTACTGTACCCTTGAGCTGCAGCTCTACTATGAGGTGCGTGGCTTTTTTTATGTCTTTTAAACTAAAGTTAATTTTACCAAGGCCAATTCCATTGCCCAGCGGGATATCTTTAGCGGCTAGTGCTCCACTGAACAGTGTCTCTCCTTTATCGTTTTTAACAGTCCATAGCGGTGTAACTTGCTGTAATGCCTTATTACTGAAATTGGCAACCTCGGCATCTGCTTCAAAAATTTCGGCATTGGTATAAGCTGCCTTCGAAAACCGGATTAACGGCACTATAGCTGCAGTATACATACGGTGCTCTGCCGGAGAAACTAAACCTTTACTGTCCCAGAAAGCATCAAGGATGCCTACCAAGGCAGTACCCTGACCAGGGAAATCATGAAGATCCAGCAGTTGAAAGCCGCTTAAGCCTTTAGTTTTAAGGGCTCTTTCAATTTCCTCTTTGTAAAGGCTGGCCGAGAACTTACCACTGGCCAGGGTAAACTGACCAGCTAGCGACAGCATGTTTTTTCTTTGCAGGTCTTTGCTGATGGCCTTGAAATTTACAGGCTCCAGCACACCGGTATACTTTGGTACTTCTTTTAAGTTTGGATAAACGGAGTACTGCCCGATCTCATGCGTAATGGAGGGTACGGGTAAGCTATCTATGGCTTTTGTATAATCTGTAGAGAAATTTGGCGCATAGGTATTGAATATACCCTGTCCGCGCACCCAGCCTTTTTTAGTGTATTGCGTAATGAAATAATCATCTCCTGGTTCTGGCCAGCGGCCATGGTCTTTCTGAAATGTAAAAGTAGTAGTGGTATAAAGGTGACGTTTATCTTTCATTTTTAATTTTTGCAGCAGTTGTGCCAGCCAGCTAAAATCTCCCTGAAGTTCATTACCCAAAGACCACAGACAGAAAGAAGGATGATTTCCGTATTCCGAACTGATCCTTTGGGCCTCTTCTTCAATAAAGCGATTGGTGTTTTTGTCTTCCCCGGTTTTAAGGCTCCATAACGGCAATTCTACCTGTAAGTAAAAACCCAGTGAATCAGCTACTTCAAAAGCTGCTTTTGGCGGACACCAGGAATGAAAACGAAGATGGTTTAAGCCATACGCCTTAGCGGTACCAAACACTTTGACCCAGCCTTTTTTATCCATAGGCGGATGTCCGGTTAATGGAAAAATGTTGCATTCAAGCGTGCCCCTTAAAAATACCCTGCGGCCGTTAACCTGCAGGGTACTGCCCTGGTTTGTAATCTCCCGCAGGCCAAACGTTGTTGAACTTGCATCTTTAAAAGAAGTTCCGCTAATGGTCAACTGTGCTTTTAGCACATAAAGATTGCTGTTGAATTCGTCCCAAAGCAGGGCGTCTTTGCCTAAAGGGATATTGATTTCCTGCCGGGTATCACCGGCGGCAAGATTGACGGGTATGCTACGGTTTGCGACAATCCGTTTGTCTTTTCCGATAACCTGGAGCTGCAATATCCCCTTTTTACTTTGTTTAAGGCCATTTTGCAATGTAGCAATTACATTTACAGATTTATCTTTGAGACGGGGATAGGTTTGCAATGTGGCAATGTTTATTTTGTCCTTTGCCATGAGTTCCATTTTGCCTATTACACCATTCCAGATAATCTGTGTACCATCAGTATAGGCATGGGCCATATTGAGATGGGTCATGTCGTATTGTTTGCTGTTATCTATGCGGATAACAAGCCGGTGCCGGCCTGGCTTTGCCAAAGCACTCAGCTCAAAGCGATGGGGAACACTCAGACTTTCCTGCACCCCAGCCTCCTGTCCGTCAATCCAGACCCTCGTGTTCCAGATCACCCGTTCCAGGTACAGGCTGATGTCTTTATCTTTCCAGTCTTTGGGAATGAGGATCTCCCTCGCATACCATGCCACACCAATATATGTATGTTTTCTGATCAGGTTGATCAAAACATCTTTAACCAGTTTATCTGCAGAGAGGTTATTTGACCTGCCCAGCCCTGCGTCATCCAAAGTTCCGGGTAGTTGGATACGCTGGCTGAATTGCTGATGATACCATTTTTCCTGTACACCTACATTTGCCGAATCCAGTTTAACCTGCCAGGTTCCTTCAAGAGGGATATGTTGCCGGGCCGTGGCACTGCCTGCTGCAAAACACAGGCAGCTGATGCATAACATCCCTAAAAATTTCATCGATATTCGTTTTATTATCATTGTTTGTTCTTTATACTTGGTTCAAATGTTGTACGACAATCCCGATCAGGCGCCCATTGCACGATATCGCATCAAGGCTTCCAGATAATAATAATCCGCATAGGAAACCGGGACATCCACTTCTATATTTCCTGGTACACCTCCTGAAGAATGCATCAGAATAAAACCGCCATTGGCTCCGGCAGCAGAACGGTATTGTGCAGAAGACAGGGACTTCAGCATGGTTTCGGCAATCGTCAAATATTTTTGTGCTGTTGCAGCATCCACATAAGCGGCCAGTTCTATCAGCGCCGAAGAAACGATAGCTGCAGCAGAAGCATCCCTGGGTATTTCCCGATATTTAGCCGGATCATATTTCCATGGCGGGATAAACCCAGGCTGGTTGACATTAAAATCCCAGTAAGGAATCTTGTCTTTGGGCAGGTTGGGATGGTTGATGAAATGCGCAGCCATCTTTTGTGCTGCTTCAAGGTATTTTTTCACCCTCGTTTCCCGGTATACCATGGTAAATCCATATATGGCCCAGGCCTGTCCTCTTGCCCAGGTTGAATTGTCAGAAAATCCCTGCATAGTCTCTTTACTTTTAACCGCACCTGTTTCCTCATCATAGTCTACTACATGATAACTGCTGTAATCAGGTCTGAAATGGTTTTTAAGCGTCGTTTCTGTATGTTTAATGGCAATATCTTTATAAGAGGGGTCGCCGGTAACTTTTGAAGCAAAAAACAAAAGCTCAAGGTTCATCATGTTATCAATGATCACCGGGAAATTCAGCATTCTTTTCCCATCCAGGGA comes from the Pedobacter heparinus DSM 2366 genome and includes:
- a CDS encoding glycoside hydrolase family 2, whose product is MKFLGMLCISCLCFAAGSATARQHIPLEGTWQVKLDSANVGVQEKWYHQQFSQRIQLPGTLDDAGLGRSNNLSADKLVKDVLINLIRKHTYIGVAWYAREILIPKDWKDKDISLYLERVIWNTRVWIDGQEAGVQESLSVPHRFELSALAKPGRHRLVIRIDNSKQYDMTHLNMAHAYTDGTQIIWNGVIGKMELMAKDKINIATLQTYPRLKDKSVNVIATLQNGLKQSKKGILQLQVIGKDKRIVANRSIPVNLAAGDTRQEINIPLGKDALLWDEFNSNLYVLKAQLTISGTSFKDASSTTFGLREITNQGSTLQVNGRRVFLRGTLECNIFPLTGHPPMDKKGWVKVFGTAKAYGLNHLRFHSWCPPKAAFEVADSLGFYLQVELPLWSLKTGEDKNTNRFIEEEAQRISSEYGNHPSFCLWSLGNELQGDFSWLAQLLQKLKMKDKRHLYTTTTFTFQKDHGRWPEPGDDYFITQYTKKGWVRGQGIFNTYAPNFSTDYTKAIDSLPVPSITHEIGQYSVYPNLKEVPKYTGVLEPVNFKAISKDLQRKNMLSLAGQFTLASGKFSASLYKEEIERALKTKGLSGFQLLDLHDFPGQGTALVGILDAFWDSKGLVSPAEHRMYTAAIVPLIRFSKAAYTNAEIFEADAEVANFSNKALQQVTPLWTVKNDKGETLFSGALAAKDIPLGNGIGLGKINFSLKDIKKATHLIVELQLKGTVSKNKWSIWVYPEQPGTAPKDMVFATSLSQALKHLNEGRKVLLNPDTTHINGVQGRFAPVFWSPVHFPNQPGTMGLLCDPAHPALADFPTDFYSNWQWWDLITASKTMILDSVPAVDPIVRIIDNFYKNRKMANIVEARVGKGQLIICSMDITTNLEKRPAARQLRYSLEQYMGSNKFNPAVTLSTGDLEQLIKE
- a CDS encoding glycoside hydrolase family 88 protein, which codes for MGRFKNLPLLFFFLLIGVNYSHGQMKRLKPEKEMLKLADQVLAQSVAQYKTMMRQLPQGQLPRTFENGKLATASPYSWISGFYPGSLMYLYEYSRDSVLLKDAEIRLKDLEKIQYVTANHDLGFMMYCSFGNAYRLLDSTRYKDILVQSAKSLVSRFYPKTGCIKSWNKIKSLDGKRMLNFPVIIDNMMNLELLFFASKVTGDPSYKDIAIKHTETTLKNHFRPDYSSYHVVDYDEETGAVKSKETMQGFSDNSTWARGQAWAIYGFTMVYRETRVKKYLEAAQKMAAHFINHPNLPKDKIPYWDFNVNQPGFIPPWKYDPAKYREIPRDASAAAIVSSALIELAAYVDAATAQKYLTIAETMLKSLSSAQYRSAAGANGGFILMHSSGGVPGNIEVDVPVSYADYYYLEALMRYRAMGA